The DNA window CGCCGATGCCACGGCTGGCGCCGATGACCAGCGCGACCTTCCCCTCCAGCAGTCCCTGGCGGCTCATGACGCGGCCTCCCACTTCGAGATGGCGGTCCCCACCAGGACCCAGCCGAACGCCAACATGGCGTGGCGGCCCCAGGAGAGCTGGAGCCACTTGTGTCCTCGCGCGGCCAGGTCCGCGTCGTAGGGGCCCTGCGCGGCCAGCGAGGACAGCGACATGATTTCCGGCGCGAACCAGGCGCCCGTCGCCACCCAGACCAGGGCGTACGCGCCCAGCGCTCCCGCGATGAGGTTTCGCCGGACGGGGGAGCGCCAGTTGAAGACCAGCGAGCTGATGAGCGTGCCGAGCACCGCCATCTGCAGCGGAATCCAGAAGGACATCGCGCTGCTCGCGCGCTCTTGAATCAGCAGGAGCGACGTGGGCGGCGCCTTGAACCACGTGGGCATCACGAAGAGGGACTCGCTGATGCCAGCCCCCAGCATCAACCCGAACAACAGGCTGTTGAACAACAAGATGTAGAGCGACCGCTTCTTCATCATGACGACCTCCGGAGGGCTCGAGGGCGGCGAAGGCCGCGCCTGTCCCGTTTGCTCCCCATGATTGGGAGATAGTTGAAGTCATTCAATGATTGAATTGGTTAAATTATGTGAAGGGGCCCTCGCAATCGCGCCGGACGCGAGGCACATTGCTCCCATGGCTGGGACCAGTCCGAGAGGGAAGGAAGCGCTGGCGGCGGAGGCGTGGCGCCGCTGCTTCAACTTCTTCATGCGCACGCGCGGGCAGCGGGACCGGGTGCTGGAGCGGTTGGACCTCACGCCCAATGACGCCCGTGCGCTCGCGAGCCTGGACCAGGACGAGGGCAAGGTGATGCGCGCCCTGGCGGAGGAGTGGGCGTGTGACGCGTCGAACGCGACGTGGGTGGTGGACCGGCTGGAGTCCCGAGGACTGGCGGCCCGGGCCGCGGACCCGGAGGACCGCCGCGTGAAGCGCGTGACGCTCACGGCCCGAGGCGCCAAGGTCCGGCGCCAGCTCCACGAGGGGATGTATGAGCCCCCGCAGGAAT is part of the Myxococcus landrumus genome and encodes:
- a CDS encoding MarR family transcriptional regulator, with the translated sequence MAGTSPRGKEALAAEAWRRCFNFFMRTRGQRDRVLERLDLTPNDARALASLDQDEGKVMRALAEEWACDASNATWVVDRLESRGLAARAADPEDRRVKRVTLTARGAKVRRQLHEGMYEPPQELLQLDMAELEQLRAIFERLMPTPDSKAR